Proteins from a genomic interval of Alteromonas macleodii ATCC 27126:
- a CDS encoding NAD(P)H-dependent oxidoreductase yields the protein MTDENIIESNVESTKKSKKVLVLFAHPAQTRSEVNVPLFHEAKMNKHVTAVDLYAEYPDFNIDIEREQQRLVDHDVIIFLFPLYWYSTPSILKEWQDLVLEYGFAYGHEGTALKDKLFLCALSAGGKEEAYQTDGFNHYTIRQLLQPLEQMAQITHMTYIAPFAIFGSRTAQEEHRVAEHRGKWTTLLNKLTTNTLNLEKAKHIENLADLCTSQGE from the coding sequence ATGACTGACGAGAACATCATTGAAAGCAATGTAGAGAGCACTAAGAAAAGTAAGAAAGTACTGGTTCTCTTTGCCCATCCCGCGCAAACCCGTTCAGAAGTAAATGTGCCGCTTTTTCACGAAGCAAAAATGAATAAACACGTTACTGCTGTTGACTTGTATGCGGAATATCCAGATTTCAATATTGATATTGAGCGGGAACAGCAGCGTTTAGTTGACCACGATGTCATTATTTTTCTGTTTCCACTTTACTGGTATTCCACACCTTCAATCTTAAAAGAATGGCAAGATTTAGTGTTGGAATATGGTTTTGCCTATGGGCATGAAGGCACTGCACTTAAAGATAAATTATTTCTTTGCGCATTAAGTGCAGGCGGTAAGGAAGAAGCCTATCAAACTGATGGCTTTAATCATTACACCATCAGGCAACTGCTCCAGCCTTTAGAGCAAATGGCTCAGATCACGCACATGACCTACATTGCTCCTTTTGCGATCTTTGGCTCTCGTACCGCGCAAGAAGAGCATCGCGTTGCTGAACATAGAGGTAAGTGGACAACCTTGCTAAACAAATTGACCACTAACACCCTGAATCTAGAAAAAGCAAAGCACATCGAGAATCTCGCAGACCTTTGTACATCGCAAGGAGAGTAA
- a CDS encoding acyloxyacyl hydrolase — MKTPVKTLALALSLLSPLVSLSTQALPQGSELKAGAAVWNLFDDADRYALHVAYVHKPLESFYGIRPTVLLVNADQGQHYFAAGLAKDVYKYNDFSVRVAFHAGIVDESENLGDTIEFYSSLSGLYNFSESFSLEAEIGHISNGGLGDTNPGSESFVLSAHYHF, encoded by the coding sequence ATGAAAACACCAGTAAAAACACTCGCACTTGCATTATCTTTACTTTCTCCCCTTGTTTCTCTTTCTACTCAAGCCCTGCCGCAAGGAAGTGAGCTTAAAGCTGGGGCTGCGGTATGGAACTTGTTTGATGACGCAGACCGTTACGCATTGCATGTGGCTTATGTTCACAAACCGCTCGAATCATTTTACGGAATTCGACCAACAGTTCTCTTGGTAAACGCAGATCAAGGCCAACACTATTTCGCTGCGGGGTTGGCAAAAGACGTCTACAAATACAATGACTTTTCAGTACGCGTTGCCTTTCACGCGGGCATTGTTGATGAATCTGAAAATTTAGGCGACACCATTGAGTTCTATTCATCACTTTCCGGACTCTACAATTTTTCTGAATCTTTTTCGCTAGAGGCTGAAATTGGCCATATTTCTAACGGTGGGCTAGGGGACACGAACCCTGGTTCAGAATCGTTCGTATTGAGCGCTCACTACCATTTCTAA
- a CDS encoding xanthine dehydrogenase family protein molybdopterin-binding subunit: protein MSMKNISQEKKDMINLSRRSFMVGSVKTSLFMAFGAAAIPSLLSAKESIENKKFSPNVWFEMDIDGNVTVNIAKAEMGQHIGTPIARILADELECDWEKVSIVHVDTDPKWGYMITGGSWSIFHTYKPISQAGAAGRMVLTAAGAKLLGVPVDSCKAEKGFVISGNKKISYGDIVANGKVDKTFSADELAELPIKPGKKRHLIGVNADYKALDIPPKTNGTAVYGIDVEVENMLYARPILPPTRYGSTVTNVDDSKAKSLPGYKGYKVLTDPSGTIEGWVTVLATDYPTAIKAVDMVKVSYNAGKTANVSEADIQKEGERIVRDRNEGTVFVDEGDVVKAQANAASTIEAIYTTSTASHFQLEPLNAIAEFKEGKWHIHTGNQWQGLTLPAVAKAAEVSDDEVVMHQYYLGGGFGRRLFGDWVIPALLTAKAAGQPVKLVFMRPDDALFDQPRSASTSLFNASFDENGEFTGMEHALAAGWPTLHMAPDFLVPGVDGKGKVDMFSASGADHWYTMSHHRARVVNNKVAQDTFTPGWLRSVGQGWIVWGLESFIDEAAIKANKDPVDFRLAMLDGKGKQGGKAPESVGGGKRLANTLEILKKKTANIKLGADEGIGYSVTAGQERTMPAWLATAAHVHVNKRTGKITVKKLWVVSDAGIVIHPDGAMAQLEGSLLWGLSLALFEHNEIKNGQVAKTNLHTYLPLRMNDVPEMDIELVESDEFPVGLGEPGVIGVAPAIGNAVYQAIGVRLRHLPMLAQHVTAALKA, encoded by the coding sequence ATGAGCATGAAAAATATCTCTCAAGAAAAGAAAGATATGATCAACTTATCTCGCCGTTCTTTCATGGTGGGATCAGTGAAAACGTCTTTATTCATGGCATTTGGTGCTGCTGCTATTCCATCCCTGCTGTCGGCGAAGGAAAGTATTGAAAACAAAAAGTTTTCTCCAAATGTTTGGTTTGAGATGGATATAGATGGCAACGTCACCGTCAACATAGCCAAAGCGGAAATGGGTCAGCATATCGGCACGCCAATCGCTAGAATCTTGGCTGATGAGCTTGAGTGCGACTGGGAGAAAGTGTCTATTGTGCACGTTGATACAGACCCTAAATGGGGCTACATGATAACAGGCGGCTCTTGGTCAATTTTCCATACTTACAAGCCCATTTCTCAGGCGGGCGCCGCTGGCCGCATGGTGTTAACTGCTGCAGGTGCGAAGCTACTTGGCGTGCCTGTCGATAGTTGTAAGGCAGAAAAAGGCTTTGTTATCTCAGGTAACAAGAAAATTAGCTATGGCGATATCGTAGCGAATGGCAAAGTAGACAAAACATTCAGTGCAGATGAGCTTGCGGAACTGCCGATTAAGCCGGGTAAAAAACGCCACCTTATTGGCGTTAATGCAGACTATAAGGCTCTCGACATACCGCCTAAAACTAACGGTACTGCGGTATACGGTATTGATGTTGAAGTGGAAAATATGCTTTATGCACGCCCCATTCTGCCGCCGACGCGTTATGGCAGTACAGTAACGAATGTCGACGACAGTAAGGCTAAGAGTCTACCGGGATATAAAGGTTATAAAGTGCTTACCGATCCAAGCGGTACCATCGAAGGCTGGGTCACTGTATTGGCTACAGACTACCCCACCGCGATTAAAGCTGTTGATATGGTAAAAGTCAGCTATAACGCCGGTAAAACCGCTAATGTTTCTGAAGCTGATATACAAAAAGAAGGCGAAAGAATTGTACGTGACCGCAATGAAGGCACTGTCTTTGTTGACGAAGGCGACGTAGTTAAAGCACAGGCTAATGCTGCCTCTACTATTGAAGCGATATATACAACCTCTACGGCGAGTCACTTCCAACTAGAACCGTTGAACGCTATTGCGGAATTCAAAGAAGGTAAATGGCACATCCATACAGGCAACCAGTGGCAAGGACTGACGCTGCCGGCCGTAGCCAAAGCTGCTGAAGTGTCGGATGACGAAGTCGTTATGCATCAATACTACCTAGGTGGTGGTTTTGGACGCCGTCTTTTCGGTGACTGGGTTATTCCAGCTTTACTTACTGCTAAGGCGGCAGGTCAACCAGTAAAACTGGTATTTATGCGCCCAGACGATGCCCTGTTTGACCAACCTCGCTCTGCATCAACATCATTGTTTAACGCATCGTTTGACGAAAATGGTGAATTCACAGGAATGGAACATGCACTCGCTGCCGGTTGGCCAACCTTACACATGGCGCCAGATTTTCTTGTACCTGGCGTTGATGGCAAGGGCAAAGTAGACATGTTCTCAGCGTCGGGAGCCGATCACTGGTACACCATGTCACATCACCGTGCTCGCGTTGTTAATAACAAGGTCGCGCAAGATACTTTCACACCAGGCTGGCTGCGTTCGGTAGGTCAAGGTTGGATTGTATGGGGCTTAGAATCGTTTATTGACGAAGCTGCCATTAAAGCCAACAAAGACCCTGTCGACTTCAGGCTTGCGATGTTAGACGGTAAAGGTAAACAAGGAGGCAAAGCGCCAGAAAGTGTGGGCGGAGGCAAACGACTTGCCAATACTCTTGAAATTCTTAAGAAAAAGACCGCAAATATTAAACTTGGCGCTGACGAAGGCATTGGTTATAGCGTGACAGCAGGGCAAGAACGTACAATGCCAGCGTGGCTAGCCACCGCTGCACATGTCCATGTTAATAAGCGCACAGGAAAAATAACCGTTAAGAAACTTTGGGTAGTATCGGATGCCGGTATTGTTATTCACCCAGATGGCGCCATGGCGCAGCTTGAAGGTTCACTGTTGTGGGGGCTCAGCTTGGCCTTATTTGAACACAATGAAATAAAAAATGGTCAAGTCGCGAAAACCAACCTACATACTTATCTTCCTTTACGCATGAACGATGTACCAGAAATGGACATTGAACTGGTAGAGAGCGATGAATTCCCAGTTGGTCTTGGTGAACCTGGCGTTATTGGTGTAGCCCCTGCTATCGGCAATGCAGTATACCAAGCGATTGGTGTACGGCTACGTCATTTGCCCATGCTTGCTCAACACGTTACCGCAGCATTAAAAGCATAA
- a CDS encoding (2Fe-2S)-binding protein produces MIEFTLNGKRVQTDAASDTPLVWVIRDEFGLKGTKFGCGVAMCGACTVHIDGNAIRSCSYPVSLAKDKNVNTIESFNNAHPLQSAWVEEQVPQCGYCQSGQIMQAATLLDRNPNPSDQDIVNHMSTNYCRCMAYPRIKKAIKRAATSSVQYFDPTASSEGENA; encoded by the coding sequence ATGATTGAATTTACGTTAAATGGAAAAAGAGTGCAGACAGATGCTGCATCAGATACGCCTCTCGTTTGGGTAATACGCGATGAATTTGGACTAAAAGGTACCAAGTTTGGGTGCGGTGTAGCGATGTGTGGCGCATGCACGGTACATATTGATGGTAACGCTATTCGCTCTTGCTCCTATCCCGTTTCGTTAGCTAAAGATAAGAACGTAAACACTATTGAAAGCTTCAACAACGCGCATCCGCTGCAATCTGCTTGGGTAGAAGAGCAGGTTCCTCAGTGTGGCTATTGCCAGTCTGGCCAAATCATGCAAGCAGCGACATTGCTAGACAGAAATCCAAACCCGAGCGACCAAGATATCGTTAATCACATGAGCACCAATTATTGTCGCTGTATGGCTTACCCGCGCATAAAAAAGGCGATTAAGCGCGCTGCAACGTCTTCCGTTCAATACTTTGATCCAACCGCTTCATCAGAAGGGGAAAACGCATGA
- a CDS encoding winged helix-turn-helix transcriptional regulator, with protein MESEIKTDAKGRKTVLNTCTEPCAIERGMRLIGGKWTGSIIYHLKDEPVRFNDLCRMLGGASRKMVDQRLKELENNGMVIRNVIDSRPIAVAYSLTEFGRSALDILEQLRVWSENHTND; from the coding sequence ATGGAAAGTGAAATAAAAACAGACGCTAAGGGTAGAAAAACCGTTCTAAATACTTGTACAGAGCCTTGTGCTATAGAGCGTGGAATGCGCCTAATTGGTGGAAAGTGGACGGGTTCTATTATTTATCATCTCAAAGATGAGCCTGTTAGATTTAACGACCTGTGTAGAATGCTTGGCGGCGCCAGCCGGAAGATGGTCGATCAGCGCCTTAAAGAGCTGGAAAACAACGGTATGGTGATCCGCAACGTTATCGACTCTCGTCCAATTGCGGTTGCTTATAGTCTCACCGAGTTTGGGCGCTCAGCGCTAGATATTCTTGAACAGCTAAGAGTCTGGTCTGAAAACCACACGAATGATTGA
- a CDS encoding putative quinol monooxygenase, translated as MIEFSVVIYSQPNQQDALLDALLPLVKSSREEVGAVMYDLHASEEGVFVITEKWQSQDALDAHEATEHFVGFQEKAGELVEKVLRLPLVSV; from the coding sequence ATGATCGAGTTTTCAGTCGTAATCTATTCTCAACCAAACCAACAAGATGCACTTTTAGACGCATTGTTACCCTTGGTTAAATCAAGCCGAGAAGAAGTCGGCGCAGTGATGTATGACCTACATGCAAGTGAAGAGGGTGTGTTTGTTATTACGGAGAAATGGCAATCTCAGGATGCCCTTGATGCTCATGAAGCTACTGAACACTTTGTTGGTTTCCAAGAAAAAGCCGGAGAGCTTGTTGAAAAAGTACTTCGATTACCGCTAGTGTCGGTCTAG
- a CDS encoding diguanylate cyclase, translating into MFEKTFHFCPVGLAHVSVDGSFIRVNKRLCDFLGYSDEELTTLTFQELTAPDYLDEDLSYLERLMAGDIDDYAIEKRYVRRDGEQVWAKLTVSLVRDQRGNPDYFISIVEDIDEKKRIQSELFQVDALFSKIVSAFSDRTFIWVATPDLSKLQYVNDGYSNIFGRNEYELYCNPMSFIDHVHEDDKARVLKLFSQRPLQNWDIQYRIYDSKGEVKYLHDRGSLIFDDREMQSLILGTADDITREKTQQQALMSAVTKLEHLSKTDSLTGLANRREIFSKLSDEISRMDRGQQTSTLVYIDLNKFKEINDKYGHKVGDKALVEFSERMSSLLRDSDRFGRIGGDEFVILLYGTGEKETEAFFNRVAQSDFEVNVDGNKVVPIGFSVGWVEWSEGIETVQEWLDKADEVMYGKKRYQQVLTAIDKAM; encoded by the coding sequence ATGTTTGAAAAAACTTTTCACTTTTGTCCTGTTGGGCTCGCTCACGTAAGCGTGGATGGAAGCTTTATACGTGTAAATAAGCGACTGTGTGATTTTTTAGGATATTCTGATGAAGAACTAACGACGTTAACCTTTCAAGAATTAACTGCGCCAGATTATCTTGATGAAGATCTAAGTTACTTAGAGCGCCTGATGGCAGGTGATATCGATGACTATGCGATTGAAAAGCGATATGTAAGGCGCGATGGCGAGCAAGTTTGGGCGAAGTTAACAGTGTCTTTAGTAAGAGATCAGCGCGGCAACCCAGACTATTTTATTTCTATTGTGGAAGATATCGACGAGAAAAAGCGCATCCAGTCTGAGCTCTTTCAAGTTGATGCCTTGTTTAGCAAAATTGTTAGCGCATTTTCTGATAGAACGTTTATATGGGTGGCGACGCCAGACTTGTCTAAACTGCAATACGTTAACGATGGCTATTCAAACATATTCGGTCGCAACGAGTACGAACTTTACTGTAACCCTATGAGCTTTATTGATCATGTACATGAAGATGATAAAGCACGGGTGTTAAAACTGTTCAGTCAACGCCCTTTGCAGAATTGGGATATTCAATATCGTATATACGACTCGAAAGGCGAAGTGAAGTACCTTCACGATCGCGGAAGCTTGATATTTGACGACCGTGAAATGCAGTCGCTTATTTTAGGTACAGCCGACGACATAACAAGAGAGAAAACGCAGCAACAAGCTCTGATGAGCGCCGTCACTAAATTAGAGCACCTGTCGAAAACCGACTCGCTCACTGGACTTGCGAATAGGAGAGAGATATTTAGCAAGTTAAGTGACGAAATTTCTCGTATGGATCGTGGCCAACAAACGTCAACGCTTGTTTATATAGACTTAAACAAATTCAAAGAAATTAACGATAAATATGGTCACAAGGTAGGAGACAAGGCGCTTGTTGAGTTCTCTGAAAGAATGAGTAGTTTGCTGCGTGATAGTGATAGATTCGGTCGTATTGGAGGAGATGAATTTGTCATCTTGCTCTATGGCACGGGTGAAAAGGAAACGGAAGCTTTTTTTAATAGGGTTGCCCAAAGCGACTTTGAAGTTAATGTAGATGGCAATAAGGTAGTACCAATTGGCTTCAGTGTTGGCTGGGTTGAGTGGAGCGAAGGGATTGAAACCGTGCAGGAGTGGCTAGATAAGGCCGATGAGGTAATGTACGGAAAAAAGCGTTATCAGCAAGTTTTAACCGCGATTGATAAAGCGATGTAG
- a CDS encoding urate hydroxylase PuuD, translating into MPWLDWISLFVRWFHVVAGVAWIGASFYFIWLDNNLRTPPKWKQDKGIKGDLWAIHGGGFYEVAKYAYGPEKMPETLHWFKWEAYTTWLSGFALLIIVYYFGASAYLIDPSVNAMSPTTAISLSLGLIFGGLALYEFACRSPLAKYPLAFGIGLVALVCIVSYLSTQWFSGRGAYIHVGALIGTIMAGNVFFNIMPNQRKMVAAVADKKDIDPTWGASAKLRSVHNNYFTLPLLFIMISNHYPMTYQHPQNWLVLIAIMAAAAWIRHFFNLRHVGITKPGILVSGAVAMLAIALWVSWPQSPSHTSNEGHEDVSLVDEVGKKVTANNAVAQASSEVSNERVVSLITTHCVGCHSRTPTDDIFKVAPLGVVLDTWEDIERFAPQVVRRTTVTKDMPFLNKTKMTDEERQEIARWFAQRQK; encoded by the coding sequence ATGCCGTGGCTAGATTGGATAAGTTTATTTGTACGTTGGTTCCACGTTGTAGCGGGTGTAGCGTGGATTGGCGCGTCGTTTTACTTCATTTGGTTGGATAACAATCTACGCACGCCACCTAAATGGAAACAGGACAAAGGTATCAAAGGCGACTTATGGGCTATTCACGGTGGCGGCTTTTATGAGGTCGCAAAATACGCCTATGGCCCAGAGAAAATGCCAGAAACACTGCACTGGTTTAAGTGGGAAGCCTATACCACGTGGTTATCGGGTTTCGCACTACTCATAATTGTTTATTACTTTGGTGCTAGCGCTTATCTTATCGACCCTTCGGTAAACGCCATGTCACCGACCACGGCAATATCTTTAAGTTTAGGGTTAATCTTTGGCGGACTAGCCTTATACGAATTTGCTTGTCGCAGCCCATTGGCAAAATATCCACTTGCCTTCGGTATTGGATTAGTCGCGCTTGTTTGTATTGTCAGCTACCTGTCTACCCAGTGGTTTAGCGGTCGCGGTGCCTATATTCACGTTGGTGCGCTTATTGGCACTATCATGGCAGGGAATGTCTTTTTCAACATCATGCCGAACCAGCGCAAAATGGTAGCAGCTGTAGCCGATAAGAAAGATATTGATCCTACTTGGGGTGCGAGCGCTAAATTGCGTTCGGTACACAATAACTACTTTACGCTGCCTCTGCTGTTTATCATGATTTCAAATCATTACCCCATGACGTATCAACACCCGCAAAATTGGCTGGTACTCATTGCGATAATGGCCGCTGCCGCTTGGATACGTCATTTCTTTAACTTGCGTCATGTGGGCATCACTAAACCAGGTATTTTAGTGTCTGGCGCAGTCGCTATGCTAGCAATAGCGCTATGGGTGTCATGGCCTCAGTCGCCATCACATACATCGAATGAAGGACATGAAGATGTGAGCCTTGTCGATGAAGTAGGTAAAAAAGTAACGGCTAACAATGCAGTCGCCCAAGCGAGTTCTGAAGTAAGCAATGAGCGAGTAGTAAGCTTAATTACAACCCATTGTGTGGGTTGCCACTCGCGCACGCCAACCGACGATATCTTTAAAGTCGCGCCTTTAGGCGTAGTATTAGATACATGGGAAGATATTGAAAGGTTTGCGCCACAAGTGGTTCGAAGAACCACTGTGACCAAAGACATGCCATTTTTAAACAAGACAAAAATGACAGACGAAGAGCGTCAGGAAATAGCGCGCTGGTTCGCTCAAAGACAAAAATAG
- the guaD gene encoding guanine deaminase — MQLFRASIAHFPNQTTQFDNDIAIFKDGGLLVDNKEIKDIGTFEEIAKRYPAATVTDFSGKWILPGLIDSHLHYPQTQSIAHYGEQLLSWLENYTFPTEMQFADSEHAKTIANVFLRQLLKNGTTTGFVFTTVHKSSSHALFSAASEIDMAIVAGKVCMDRNCPSALNDCADTAQADSAELIEAWHNKGRNRYALTPRFAPTSTEAQLAALGELAKQYPDVFIQTHLSENLDEIAWVKSLFPKADGYLDVYDTYSLVRERAVFGHGIHLTPNEWARLGESGATVAFCPTSNLFLGSGLFDMTAARANKVHVAMATDVGAGTTFNMFKTYGDAYKVSQLRSEPISPLEGFYLMTQGAAVAHALDHEIGNLKPGTTADFIVVEPRFDELTQLRIKEDADFDDVFFALSILGDDRAIDQTWISGTCRYKKEHH; from the coding sequence ATGCAGCTTTTTCGTGCAAGCATTGCGCACTTTCCTAACCAAACTACACAGTTCGATAATGACATCGCTATATTCAAAGACGGTGGTTTGTTAGTAGACAATAAAGAAATAAAAGACATTGGCACATTTGAAGAGATAGCAAAGCGCTACCCGGCTGCCACTGTGACAGATTTTTCAGGCAAGTGGATTTTGCCAGGTTTAATAGACAGCCACCTGCATTATCCGCAAACACAGAGCATAGCTCATTATGGCGAGCAGCTGTTGAGCTGGCTTGAAAACTATACGTTTCCCACAGAAATGCAGTTTGCTGACAGTGAACACGCTAAAACCATTGCTAACGTATTTTTGCGCCAATTGCTAAAGAACGGTACTACCACAGGTTTTGTTTTTACTACGGTTCATAAAAGCAGTAGCCACGCATTATTTAGTGCAGCAAGCGAAATTGATATGGCAATTGTGGCCGGTAAAGTATGTATGGACAGGAATTGCCCTAGTGCGCTTAATGACTGCGCCGACACAGCACAAGCTGACAGTGCAGAATTAATCGAAGCTTGGCATAACAAGGGCCGCAACCGCTATGCGCTAACGCCCCGTTTTGCGCCAACCAGTACTGAAGCTCAGCTTGCTGCATTAGGGGAACTTGCCAAGCAGTATCCCGACGTTTTCATTCAAACACACTTGTCTGAGAACTTAGACGAGATTGCATGGGTGAAGAGCTTATTCCCTAAAGCGGACGGCTATTTAGATGTATATGACACCTACAGCCTTGTGCGTGAACGTGCGGTGTTTGGCCATGGCATTCACCTTACGCCCAACGAATGGGCGCGCTTAGGCGAAAGCGGCGCTACGGTGGCCTTCTGTCCTACATCTAACCTGTTTTTAGGAAGTGGCCTTTTTGATATGACCGCAGCGCGTGCTAACAAGGTCCATGTGGCCATGGCCACCGATGTGGGTGCAGGCACTACGTTTAACATGTTTAAAACCTACGGCGATGCATACAAGGTTAGTCAATTGCGCAGCGAGCCCATCAGCCCGTTAGAAGGCTTTTATCTTATGACCCAAGGCGCGGCCGTAGCTCATGCGCTTGATCATGAAATAGGCAACTTAAAGCCAGGCACCACTGCTGACTTTATCGTTGTTGAGCCTAGGTTTGACGAATTGACACAATTGAGAATAAAAGAAGACGCGGACTTTGACGATGTGTTTTTTGCCTTGAGTATTTTAGGTGATGACCGCGCTATCGACCAAACGTGGATAAGCGGCACCTGCCGCTATAAAAAAGAACATCATTAA
- the uraH gene encoding hydroxyisourate hydrolase, giving the protein MNTLSSHVLDTTLGKPAQGIALTLTLPDGSTLSGETDNDGRFNNWGVEDGFAAGVYTLRFHCKPYLVETHDKSFYPHIDITFELDENGGHYHVPLLISPFGFSSYRGS; this is encoded by the coding sequence ATGAATACGCTTTCTAGCCACGTACTCGACACTACATTAGGTAAGCCAGCACAAGGCATTGCCCTTACACTTACACTACCTGACGGTAGCACCCTTTCGGGTGAAACGGATAATGACGGGCGTTTTAACAACTGGGGCGTTGAAGACGGTTTTGCCGCAGGCGTTTATACCCTGCGCTTTCACTGCAAGCCTTACCTTGTAGAAACGCATGACAAAAGTTTCTACCCACACATTGATATTACATTTGAACTTGATGAGAATGGCGGTCATTATCATGTGCCACTTCTTATCTCTCCATTCGGTTTCAGCAGCTACAGGGGCAGCTAA
- the uraD gene encoding 2-oxo-4-hydroxy-4-carboxy-5-ureidoimidazoline decarboxylase, whose protein sequence is MTLKELNTLSAEEASSWFEQCCAAKTWIYQMVKARPYSDKDALVNQAKSAWAKCSDDDYLEAFTAHPMIGDVDSLRKKFANTKAIAAGEQSGTASASEAVLHQLKEANHAYLDKHGFIFIICATGLSAQTMLEALQARLPNTTQQEITNAAAEQIKITLLRINKALD, encoded by the coding sequence GTGACACTTAAAGAATTAAATACGCTAAGCGCTGAAGAGGCATCTTCTTGGTTTGAGCAATGCTGCGCGGCGAAAACCTGGATTTATCAAATGGTAAAAGCACGCCCCTACAGCGACAAGGACGCACTTGTTAATCAAGCGAAGAGCGCGTGGGCCAAATGCAGTGATGACGACTACCTTGAAGCTTTTACGGCACACCCCATGATTGGCGACGTTGATTCGTTGCGCAAAAAGTTTGCAAATACCAAAGCCATTGCTGCGGGCGAGCAGTCGGGTACAGCCAGCGCGTCCGAGGCCGTTTTACACCAGTTAAAAGAAGCCAATCACGCCTATTTAGACAAGCACGGGTTTATCTTTATTATTTGTGCCACCGGTCTTTCTGCGCAGACTATGTTAGAAGCATTACAAGCTAGGCTACCCAATACCACACAGCAAGAGATTACCAATGCTGCTGCAGAGCAAATAAAGATAACCCTATTGCGTATTAACAAAGCGCTGGATTAA
- the xdhC gene encoding xanthine dehydrogenase accessory protein XdhC produces the protein MTLTAAKSSRAPQSFRATNWYEGIAECQARNEGYVLVTVVGTAGSTPREPGSKMVVTASQSIDTIGGGHLEFNAIARAREYLAKGEACTELHSYPLSSSLGQCCGGAVKVLFDVCNVHQQHIAIFGAGHVAKALVPILAQLPVRISWIDSREELFPSSLPANVHKVVEEAPESEVRHLDENSWLIILTHDHQLDYRITEQALKQPSLPFVGLIGSDTKAKRFITKLTQRGFDDNALARLFTPIGNRDIPGKQPIEVAVSISAQIIERLHVKEVTAGNSNKYSEKPVTAFHKEKDTTSDT, from the coding sequence ATGACACTCACGGCAGCAAAGTCATCTCGCGCGCCCCAATCATTTCGTGCAACAAACTGGTATGAGGGAATAGCCGAATGCCAAGCGCGTAATGAAGGCTATGTGCTTGTGACTGTGGTTGGCACTGCAGGCTCTACACCTCGTGAACCCGGGAGTAAAATGGTAGTTACCGCTTCACAAAGCATCGATACCATTGGCGGCGGGCACCTTGAGTTTAATGCCATTGCCCGCGCACGAGAGTACCTTGCAAAAGGCGAAGCATGCACTGAACTTCACAGCTACCCGTTAAGCAGTTCTTTAGGACAGTGCTGCGGCGGCGCGGTAAAGGTGCTATTTGACGTGTGTAACGTTCATCAGCAGCACATCGCCATTTTTGGTGCTGGCCATGTTGCAAAAGCATTGGTGCCTATTTTGGCTCAATTGCCTGTACGCATTTCGTGGATAGACAGTCGCGAGGAACTGTTTCCATCGTCTTTGCCAGCCAACGTGCACAAAGTCGTGGAAGAAGCACCAGAGAGCGAAGTTAGACACCTTGATGAGAACAGTTGGCTGATTATACTCACCCACGATCATCAATTGGACTATCGCATTACAGAACAGGCGTTAAAGCAACCTTCCCTCCCCTTTGTTGGGTTAATTGGTTCAGACACCAAAGCAAAGCGCTTTATTACCAAACTGACTCAGCGTGGGTTTGACGACAACGCGCTGGCAAGGCTATTTACGCCAATAGGTAACCGAGATATCCCTGGCAAGCAACCAATTGAAGTTGCCGTTTCTATATCTGCGCAAATTATCGAGCGTCTTCATGTAAAAGAAGTAACGGCAGGCAACAGTAACAAATACAGTGAGAAACCCGTTACAGCTTTTCACAAAGAAAAGGACACCACCAGTGACACTTAA